The DNA sequence TTTGACAGGCAAAAGTCGCTGAGGCCCTGTGTCTTGCATCGGGGGATACCGGCGTTGACGTTGCCCACTGTCGCCGGCGTGTTGGTCCCTTGCTCCACTTGATTGACTGAGTCTTCTGGTGTGGGAAGGGCGAGGGCGAAGggcaggaggaagagggtgagcaAGTGCGTGGTTGGTTGCTACACGGGCCAAGGTTAGTTAGATGTCACGGTGCGAGGTCCAAGAGGGAAGGTTGCACATACCTTCATGATGGCTAATAGACGTTAGAAGTGAGGGGTGACAGAGTTTGATGGAGTGTCTTGTGTCAAGCGACGATCTTTTCAGGGGagttttttttaaaaaacAAAAATTTAAAAATAAAAGCGATCGGCAAGATGGTGTAGATCCAGCGGAGTGGTGAGCGGGAGAGAACCTGGTCGGTCACGGCAACGTGGTTCTTTATACTGCTGTATCACCGGATGGACAGGGTGGAGCCGATGGGAGCAAGGATGCTTCAGAGAGCAAGTGGGAGTCTAGACGTCGTATTCTAGATTCGCTCGTGGTAACGGTCGGTGACATGTTCTAGGCGTGATATCCATGGATCGCCGACACCGAGAaccaggcgaggaaggacaGGACCGGATTTATGATACTTGTTTAGACCATGACGAGTCCCCAACTCCCGGGATATGCACGTCTCAGGCCGGCACGACAGTCGCTGCAATGGAATGCAACAGCAGGTGCGAGGTCTGGCGGGGGAAATGATTTGCAACCTGGGCGCTGGGAATGGACGGGTCCGCTGCCAAGGGGCAAAAAGACTCGAAAGAGCAAGGCGGAAGGGGTCGGATCTCCGAATAGGCAGTTTGGTAACTGACAAGTTGGGATGGTTACACTCCTGATAGAAGTCGGAGCATGGCAGGCAATGGAAGGTGGGGTTCCATGCCCCGCCAGGCATGTCTCACTGCTTCACCTGCCCCAAGAATTCTTTGCGCCTTCTTTTTGTTATTTTTactcttcttcaagttccGTGTCTCGATTTGTCGGGAAGCTCTGCACGCCGTGTGCCTGCTATCGCCGAATCAGACAGCGTCCCGGATGGATGCAACGACTGTGGTCTCCCGTCCCGACGGTCCAATCGCCCTGTGGTGACACTCGGCATATAGTGCTGTTAATTTATCCAGATTTCACCCGCAGACGAGGGGTAGTCTTCAAGTACAACAAGTTCAACTCTTTTATGCCGGCATGTCCTTGCTTTATGGTTATTTTGACGAGTCCACCACATGGAACGGGTAAGCACAGACAATTCATTCCCCTCTGCCTGGCTAGAATCTTTCTATTTTTATATACTTGATCATCACGAGGTTTCCGAGTTCCTTGCAGCCACTCACCCACATGCTATCGCTAAAGATGGGGCTCGGTACCTGTTCCGTGTGGTCAATTGATGTCTTGTCAGTCAGGGCAGCAGGCAGAATATATGTTCATAGTCTTCGTCCTCTCCATCGTCTAGGACAGTCTCAGCGCGGTGATGATCCCCCACCATGGTCCAAATCGTGTTGGGTGtgccccaaacccccaaacacGAGCCACTTCAACATCCGGCTCCTTGAAGGTGTTTGTAGATCGCCGGAGATGCTTCACAATCCTCGGTCAGAGATAGTAGTGGCTGGTATCCattccccctccaccatgcAGAAGTTGGTCCCAGCCACCCGCCTCCACGCCATACAAGAACTTCAATAAATTTGCCCACGCTGACCATTGCTTCGACTGCTTAGTGTTAACCCTTCCCACGCCGTTAAGTTGTGTGAATAGCGTCTCCGGACCATGAGTTGCAGCCCGATGACTCCGCCCTCGAGATACGTATAAGCGTATGAGACTGCCTCGATGAAGATGAGTGGCAGTCCACTTGAGATGATCTGTTGAACAATCTTCGCAAGTGACCACCGCAGGTGGTAGTGATCAAGGGACTTGAATATTCTCTCTGGTGCAAACAATGGACAGGTAGAGAAACGCCTGCCGTAAACGGTTTCTCTCCGCGGTCGAGAGACCCCAGGGTTCATCCCATATGGCCTTCGCGGCAGAATCATCTCTCGGCGTGTGGAAGACGGCGTTTGATCGCGCAGGATTTCTTCAGATGTCCAAATAGGCCAGGACCAATAGCCGACCCCCTTCGTGGGTTTGAGCGCGATGCTAGCGAAGTCGgagatgatgtcgtcgattATCTCGAGCTTCTCACACATTCCTTCAAGCTCTCGAGAAGTGGGAGGCATTCGGTAAATAAATgtttccaagctgaaatcTCCGTAGACTTCGAACCGGTCAAAAGAGCACGCGATGCTGAGGAACGGGTCGATGACTCCGAGTCGTCGATACAGGTGTTGCTCCCAATCCGGCCCGCTGTAGATCCGGAGAATTTCTGGTGACAGTCTCTTCAGGGTGATACACCCTTGATTGGCATGTGAATCAGAGTGAGGTCTAATATCTCCAGCGGAAGGTCCAGGAGAGGAAAGCTGGCCTGTACAGTCGATCTTGCTCCGGAAGAGGCCGCCATGTTTGCAAATGTCGAGCGTGAAACTGCCCTAGGCTACCGTGCTTGATTTGGTTCGACGTGATGCCAACGGTTGAGAGTTAGCGTTCAGTGCTCGCCGTGTGATCTTTTTCAGTAGGATTTGGACTGAATGGCAGATCACATGACGCGGATGCTTTCAAGCTTTGTCATGAGGATAGAAGGACAGCTGGGGGGAAGGTTCCCATTTTAgaaagatggaaaagaaagatacATTCTGACAGCCCAGCCTCTTGAAAACCTTAATGACGCCACAAAGTCAAACCAGGGACACCCACATCCCCACATACCAACGAGTAGCTCCTGCCTATCCGTGCCCATATGTCATTGAAGCGTCGGTATGGAAATTTCGGACGTCATCCTCTGGTGTGTTGAGGATGCTTGGTCTCGGACATGTCGATCTTTGACAAGGCAGCCTGCGTGTGGTACGACCAGAACAGAAGAAGTGAGTACAAAGTGATGATGTATTCTGGGAGTATCTGAACGGAGCAAGCAAACCGGCTAATCTAATATATCCTCGCTGCGGAAGTGGGCCAGGGCAGAGCCCTGGGAGCAACCTGCTGCCTGCCAGCAAGACCCACGGAGCAACCCACACCGCGTTGCGCCAGATACTATGCAACCAAGAGAAAGCTAGCGTTGGGAACCGTGTTGGTATCTGTATCTTGGATGGAAACCATGTTGATTGTACTACTGGCCGGAACCCCTTCAGGCCAACTTCAAATCTAGCATCGCAGAGCATGACGGGAGTGGTGAAAGCCGTCGCACTGGCAAGGACAATAACACTACGTGTGCTTCATTCTGGTCTCTACCAACTGTTAATGAACGGCATGATGCGGCATCTACGCAGTTGCAAAGACCGTGATTAAGAATAAAGGCAAATTCGACGAGGTAATTATCGACTACCTTGTATAGGTAGCAAGATTGTTGGCCGATGTTTGAAGCTTTGCGTCAAGGAAACTGTGAAGATATACCCCTCGCCTTGGCCCCATGGCCAAGGATGTCCTTTTGGTACGGCAGAAGTGGCATCTGAGATACAGACGTTTCAAGAACTGGCTGAATAGTAAGCGCTTCATGTTCTGACAGGCTTGGACGGGTAACTGGGTGCCCTCCTCGTTCCCCAGAAGGAGAGCTTAACCAGCAATCGTCTGCTGCTACCATTGTAACTTACTAGACGATGACCCTCACGAAGggctcaccatcatcatcaccctcctcctcctcactttCCTCCTCACTTTTTCACCATACTAGaaccccttcttcatcacagAAACGATCCATttcttcttcgccctcgcctccttcttgacctccttcag is a window from the Podospora pseudocomata strain CBS 415.72m chromosome 6, whole genome shotgun sequence genome containing:
- a CDS encoding hypothetical protein (EggNog:ENOG503PWWM), which gives rise to MKQPTTHLLTLFLLPFALALPTPEDSVNQVEQGTNTPATVGNVNAGIPRCKTQGLSDFCLSNSNKPYCDATGFHNNMMAQCEKNCWCE